Proteins encoded within one genomic window of Empedobacter falsenii:
- a CDS encoding transposase, translating into MCPLKNRKSPRAKWWDYTNPAAYFVTICTKDRSPILGEIINGKMHHSHSGIIANILWYEIKNHFRNVELDEYVIMPNHVHGIIIIKPTMETDNMVGTGRNDIVVGTGHALSLQPPPPPPNLSTIIGSYKSAVTKHCNRLGLPSGWQSRYHDVIIRTEIDYQRIKKYIITNPENLDTDELA; encoded by the coding sequence TTGTGTCCGTTAAAAAATAGAAAGTCGCCAAGAGCAAAATGGTGGGATTATACAAATCCTGCAGCATATTTTGTGACGATTTGTACCAAAGACAGATCGCCGATTTTGGGTGAAATAATAAACGGTAAAATGCACCATTCGCATTCAGGTATTATAGCCAATATATTGTGGTATGAAATTAAAAATCATTTTCGCAATGTAGAATTAGACGAATACGTGATAATGCCCAATCACGTACACGGAATTATTATCATAAAACCAACGATGGAAACGGATAATATGGTAGGGACAGGGCGAAATGATATTGTTGTAGGGACAGGGCATGCCCTGTCCCTACAACCACCACCACCACCACCAAATCTATCAACCATTATTGGTTCGTATAAATCAGCGGTAACCAAACATTGTAACCGTTTAGGGTTACCGTCAGGTTGGCAATCTCGTTATCACGATGTCATTATCAGAACAGAAATAGATTATCAACGTATCAAAAAATACATCATCACAAATCCTGAAAATTTGGATACCGATGAATTAGCATAA
- a CDS encoding helix-turn-helix transcriptional regulator, which translates to MTNKEKFLTLVSNTETKTIERTKARSERRKYTRLSKRIALTILARLDELKWKQKDLAEKMDVSPQQVNKWVKGNENFTLETLVLLGEVLGVDLIDVVTKSSTNKREGVKVSFSEDYTVLNTIKSLKPAITMSDDRVYEHKYESLTA; encoded by the coding sequence ATGACCAACAAAGAAAAATTTTTGACTTTAGTTTCAAACACTGAAACAAAGACAATTGAAAGAACAAAAGCTCGCTCTGAGCGTAGAAAATACACAAGACTTTCTAAAAGAATAGCTCTAACCATTTTAGCACGATTAGACGAGTTAAAATGGAAGCAGAAAGACTTAGCTGAAAAAATGGATGTTTCTCCTCAGCAAGTAAACAAATGGGTGAAAGGAAACGAAAACTTTACTTTAGAAACTTTGGTATTACTTGGGGAAGTTTTAGGTGTAGATTTAATTGATGTGGTTACAAAATCTTCAACAAATAAAAGAGAAGGTGTGAAAGTTTCTTTTTCAGAAGATTATACAGTTTTAAACACAATCAAATCATTAAAGCCTGCAATTACAATGAGCGATGATAGGGTTTATGAGCATAAGTATGAATCCTTAACAGCTTAA
- a CDS encoding helix-turn-helix transcriptional regulator, which yields MTLLIIEQIKERRKVLDITQESLADISGVGLRTLKQFESGKGNPTLETLQKLCDALGLEMKLEVKTIES from the coding sequence ATGACACTATTAATAATCGAACAGATAAAAGAACGTCGTAAAGTTTTAGATATTACACAAGAATCATTAGCTGATATTTCGGGTGTGGGTTTACGAACATTAAAACAATTTGAAAGTGGTAAAGGTAATCCCACCTTAGAAACATTGCAAAAATTATGTGATGCGTTAGGATTAGAGATGAAATTAGAAGTTAAAACGATTGAATCATGA
- a CDS encoding DEAD/DEAH box helicase family protein, with amino-acid sequence MANFHDKLVLNKYMLSLFGIDSIGKKIIGKKGVEIFTELKLSSNEGYTEEGNTKYLQALMAHMYNSEQMTATMLQTYDENIVRYTKRISEKREELITWKYFQYLSLLFTEVYLDKYFSNKVKLLADVNEFVKEFNLKQAQANAGKKKSKDIFIAQPFTLENLNKLAFWNATGSGKTLLMHINIKQYLHYANQYNRGHQNKVLLITPNEGLTKQHLAEFKLSDIRANNFSKNDSGMFSGKQVEILEITKLAENSGDKTVAVESFETNNLVLIDEGHGGMSGDSWKRFRDQLSLTGFAFEYSATFGQAINAASGAKKTEFTQEYAKSILFDYSYKYFYEDGYGKDYRILNLKEDNTAYQQLYLTANLVSFFQQQLIFKEQKTSLRDFLLHKPLWIFVGGKVNAVRKEGGKDVSDVLEIIYFLTEFLKNPTVSIQNIDAVITDKAGLVDKNGYSIFETSFTYIQEQNLDATTIFNLINELVFNNTTIGANLYVDNLKGADGELGLRVGDNDYFGVINVGDEKKLYELAVANNVLGTERDFSDSLFKKINEDTSSINLLIGSKKFSEGWSSWRVSSMGLMNVGKSEGSQIIQLFGRGVRLKGYNFSLKRSTGLDDYQKPDNIKALKKYLRHLETLQIFGVKADYMEKFKEFLEEEGLPTNDSAWITIKVPTIQKEIVQQNRLKLIAVKDSENFKQKILVPLVYNASIFDGKIVELDWYPKIDVLEKKSFGNAVNKNCSFLSSKHISFLNWNAIYLAIQNFKADKGYHNLKIELDQLQAILNEVSWYNLLIPVHKLEFKQFSNVQIWQELAITLLKKYIEQFYLFYKNEFNSDHVEAIQLSGAGDNFVLEYDFRLNTEEEIEEYQSKVEKLKSEVMDPAFDTIQIGTEVSAFDNLLHLYKPLVYVGKGYKEKLQVSPIPLDASEKQFLDDLISYIGTNPNHLEGKEIHVLRNQSKKGLGFFTDGNNFYPDFILWIVEGEKQVIKFIDPKGIRNSKGINDPKIQFFKVLKDKIQPQVEDAGIELDSYIVSNTSHFDVGWGNQIPKEVFHKNHVYFQYDDANNYINMILRN; translated from the coding sequence ATGGCAAACTTTCACGACAAGCTTGTACTCAATAAGTATATGCTATCGCTTTTCGGAATTGATAGCATTGGCAAAAAAATCATCGGAAAAAAAGGCGTTGAAATCTTTACAGAATTAAAGCTTTCTTCTAACGAAGGCTATACCGAAGAAGGTAATACAAAATATTTGCAAGCCTTAATGGCGCATATGTACAATTCAGAACAGATGACCGCTACGATGTTGCAAACTTATGACGAAAATATTGTTCGTTACACCAAAAGGATTTCTGAAAAACGAGAGGAATTAATCACTTGGAAGTATTTCCAATATCTTTCTTTATTGTTCACAGAAGTCTACTTGGATAAGTATTTCAGTAATAAAGTCAAATTATTGGCAGATGTCAATGAATTTGTCAAAGAATTCAACCTGAAACAAGCCCAAGCCAATGCAGGGAAGAAAAAAAGCAAAGATATTTTTATTGCACAGCCTTTTACTTTAGAAAACCTAAATAAATTAGCATTTTGGAATGCGACTGGTTCGGGTAAAACTTTGTTGATGCACATCAACATCAAGCAATATTTGCATTATGCCAACCAATACAACCGAGGCCACCAAAACAAAGTATTGTTAATTACGCCAAATGAAGGATTAACCAAGCAACATTTAGCGGAATTTAAGCTTTCTGATATTAGAGCGAATAACTTCTCTAAGAACGATTCAGGAATGTTTTCAGGTAAGCAAGTAGAAATCTTAGAGATTACGAAATTAGCAGAAAACAGTGGTGATAAAACAGTTGCAGTAGAAAGTTTTGAAACCAACAACTTAGTTTTGATTGATGAAGGTCACGGAGGAATGTCTGGTGATTCGTGGAAACGATTCAGAGATCAATTGAGTTTAACAGGTTTTGCTTTTGAATACTCAGCAACATTTGGACAAGCAATTAATGCTGCTTCAGGAGCAAAAAAAACAGAATTTACACAAGAATACGCTAAAAGTATTTTATTCGATTATTCGTACAAATATTTTTATGAAGATGGGTATGGTAAAGATTATCGTATTTTAAATTTAAAAGAAGATAATACCGCTTATCAGCAATTATATTTAACAGCGAATTTAGTTTCCTTTTTCCAACAACAATTAATTTTTAAGGAGCAGAAAACTTCTTTGAGGGATTTTTTATTGCATAAGCCTTTATGGATTTTTGTAGGTGGAAAAGTTAATGCAGTTCGTAAAGAAGGTGGTAAAGACGTTTCGGATGTCTTGGAAATTATTTATTTCCTAACCGAATTCTTAAAGAATCCAACGGTTTCTATTCAGAATATTGATGCAGTTATCACTGATAAAGCAGGATTGGTAGACAAAAATGGGTATTCTATTTTTGAAACATCATTTACCTACATCCAAGAGCAAAATCTAGATGCAACAACCATCTTCAATTTAATCAATGAATTGGTGTTCAATAACACCACAATTGGTGCTAATCTGTATGTAGATAATCTGAAAGGTGCTGATGGTGAATTAGGGCTTCGTGTAGGTGATAACGACTATTTTGGCGTTATCAATGTAGGTGATGAGAAAAAATTATATGAATTAGCGGTTGCTAATAATGTGTTGGGTACAGAACGTGATTTCTCTGATTCTTTATTCAAAAAGATTAACGAAGATACTTCATCCATCAATTTATTGATTGGTTCTAAAAAGTTCTCTGAAGGTTGGTCATCTTGGCGTGTATCGTCAATGGGTTTAATGAACGTAGGAAAAAGCGAAGGTTCTCAAATTATTCAGTTATTTGGTCGTGGTGTTCGTTTAAAAGGGTATAACTTCTCATTAAAGCGTTCAACGGGTTTGGATGATTATCAAAAGCCTGATAATATCAAAGCACTGAAAAAATACCTAAGACATTTAGAAACACTTCAGATTTTCGGTGTAAAAGCCGACTATATGGAGAAATTCAAAGAGTTCTTAGAAGAAGAAGGTTTACCAACGAACGATTCAGCTTGGATAACGATAAAAGTACCAACGATTCAGAAAGAAATTGTACAACAAAATAGATTAAAATTAATTGCTGTTAAAGATTCTGAAAACTTTAAACAGAAGATTCTTGTGCCGTTAGTGTACAATGCATCCATTTTTGATGGGAAAATAGTAGAGTTAGATTGGTATCCAAAAATTGATGTATTAGAGAAGAAAAGTTTCGGAAATGCAGTAAACAAAAACTGTAGCTTTTTAAGCTCTAAGCATATTTCATTTTTAAATTGGAATGCTATTTACTTGGCAATACAGAATTTTAAAGCGGATAAAGGATATCATAACCTTAAAATTGAATTAGATCAACTACAAGCCATCTTAAATGAAGTTTCTTGGTATAATCTTTTGATACCAGTGCATAAATTGGAATTTAAGCAATTTAGTAATGTACAGATTTGGCAAGAATTAGCCATTACCTTACTAAAGAAATACATAGAGCAGTTTTATTTGTTCTATAAGAATGAATTCAATTCAGACCACGTAGAAGCGATTCAATTAAGTGGTGCGGGTGATAATTTCGTTTTAGAATACGATTTTAGATTAAATACGGAAGAAGAAATTGAAGAGTATCAATCAAAAGTTGAAAAACTAAAATCGGAAGTGATGGATCCTGCTTTTGATACTATTCAAATAGGAACTGAGGTGTCTGCTTTTGATAATTTATTACACTTATATAAACCTTTAGTTTATGTAGGTAAAGGCTATAAAGAAAAATTACAAGTAAGCCCAATTCCTTTAGATGCTTCTGAAAAACAATTCTTAGACGATTTAATCTCATACATAGGAACTAATCCTAATCATTTAGAAGGCAAAGAAATTCACGTATTAAGAAATCAAAGTAAAAAAGGATTAGGTTTCTTCACAGATGGAAACAATTTCTATCCTGATTTTATTTTGTGGATTGTAGAAGGTGAAAAACAAGTTATCAAGTTCATCGATCCTAAAGGTATACGAAATTCTAAAGGTATTAATGATCCGAAGATTCAATTTTTTAAAGTCTTAAAAGATAAGATTCAACCACAAGTAGAAGATGCAGGAATAGAATTAGATTCTTATATAGTTTCAAATACAAGCCATTTTGATGTTGGCTGGGGTAATCAAATACCAAAAGAAGTTTTTCATAAGAATCATGTTTACTTTCAATATGATGACGCTAATAATTATATTAATATGATATTGAGAAATTAG
- a CDS encoding HipA N-terminal domain-containing protein, producing the protein MRIAHVLYKGERAGVLTQLDNGRFHFKYNENWLSDESKPSVSLTLPKNQIEFESESLFPFFYHLLPEGVNKRMICKTYKIDEDDAFGILLQASKIDTIGAVTIERV; encoded by the coding sequence ATGAGAATTGCACATGTTTTATATAAAGGAGAAAGGGCAGGAGTTCTAACGCAATTGGATAATGGTCGCTTTCATTTTAAATACAATGAGAATTGGCTATCAGATGAATCTAAACCATCAGTCAGTTTAACATTGCCTAAAAATCAAATTGAATTCGAATCAGAATCATTATTTCCTTTTTTCTATCATCTATTACCTGAAGGTGTAAATAAACGAATGATTTGTAAAACATATAAGATTGATGAAGATGATGCTTTTGGAATATTATTACAAGCATCTAAAATAGATACAATTGGTGCAGTAACAATAGAAAGAGTGTAA
- a CDS encoding type II toxin-antitoxin system HipA family toxin: MKLELINCPGSLKENFNTYSPSVLKKLFNGKKVNPILNYTSPTDRKDKSSFNQNQTHISISGFQEKYSLILDGKELRLTNENESGQYILKPISDLPKYSEFAPANEHLTMQIAKQIFKIETAENALVFFEDGSPAYLTKRFDYDGYGNKLAAEDFASLLGKSPATDGEQYKYEGNYLELFEALKKYVPAWKVEAPKLYTLIVFNYLFSNGDAHLKNFSLIETQQGDFKLSPAYDLLNTKIHIDDSDFALKEGLLPKSISKGKIIDQLFLLGENAEMTEKSIIKVIQNLSSKEDQVVDLIGKSYLSEKLKRNYLQNYQRRLKKLKND, translated from the coding sequence ATGAAATTAGAATTAATTAATTGTCCCGGTTCTTTAAAAGAAAATTTTAATACATATAGTCCAAGTGTATTAAAGAAGTTGTTTAATGGAAAAAAAGTGAATCCAATTTTAAATTATACTTCGCCAACTGATCGTAAGGATAAAAGTAGTTTTAACCAAAATCAAACACATATTTCTATTTCAGGATTTCAAGAGAAATATTCTTTAATTCTTGATGGAAAAGAACTAAGATTAACCAATGAAAACGAAAGTGGTCAATATATTTTAAAACCAATTTCTGATTTACCAAAATATAGTGAATTTGCACCAGCAAATGAACATTTGACGATGCAAATCGCTAAACAAATTTTTAAAATTGAAACAGCAGAAAATGCGTTAGTATTTTTTGAAGATGGAAGTCCTGCATACCTTACGAAGCGTTTTGATTATGATGGATATGGAAATAAATTAGCCGCAGAAGATTTTGCATCACTATTAGGAAAATCACCAGCAACAGATGGAGAACAATATAAGTATGAAGGGAATTATCTGGAGTTATTTGAAGCATTGAAAAAATATGTTCCTGCATGGAAAGTAGAAGCGCCTAAGCTATATACATTAATCGTATTCAATTATCTGTTTTCCAATGGAGATGCTCATTTAAAGAATTTTTCATTAATAGAAACTCAACAAGGCGATTTTAAATTAAGTCCAGCTTATGATTTATTAAATACTAAAATTCATATTGACGATTCAGATTTTGCATTAAAAGAGGGATTATTACCTAAATCAATTTCAAAAGGAAAAATAATAGACCAATTATTTTTGTTAGGTGAGAATGCAGAAATGACAGAAAAATCAATCATAAAAGTCATTCAAAATCTATCTTCTAAGGAAGATCAAGTGGTAGATTTAATTGGTAAATCGTATTTATCAGAAAAATTAAAACGTAATTATTTACAAAATTATCAACGTCGATTGAAGAAATTAAAAAATGATTAA
- a CDS encoding site-specific DNA-methyltransferase, whose amino-acid sequence MNNYENLQKVLKEIFEMDKADLDFGIYRIMKQKRDQVMDFIDRKLPKDIKDILAQTQSKDAVSIQAEIDQLGKSLDDAGVARESAPKYIALKAQLENAIDTNDLEQEVFSHLANFFKRYYKDGDFISLRRYKKDVYAIPYEGEEVKLHWANHDQYYIKTSEYLKNYSFKLKDGKSVHFQLKEASTEQNNNKAQGDQERRFAIYEEQPVEVIDGQLYINFTYEQHKKTVKQEDLTKQIFKSLQNNTPNEFLDIFSPYKDINGKTKTRKEDKKDVVCEIIYHHLNSFISRNSFDYFIHKDLGGFLRRELDFYIKNEVLYIDDINTENPAFFTAQLSKIKALKTVATKIITFLAQIEDFQKKLWLKKKFVISTNYCITLDRIPAKYYPEIVANQAQLDEWKELFDVTLSPSKGPEALKEEPYLVLDTKHFSEEFKDKLLAEFDNLDEETNGLLINSENLQALNVMQEKYKEKIKTVYIDPPYNTDGDGFCYKDSFRDSSWCSMLYDRLSYTKPLQKIDSSLFCSIDEIEHHNLHNLLCNEYGKENYLGDFVWSAGRKNDSKYISVSHEYMKVFVLNKEYLKQNKIEWKQKKKGLDDIYKEYNRLVKLFKEDYQTITLELKKWFKSLPESHPSKAHKHYSVVDKNGIYFPSDISWPGGGGPKYDILHPITKKYVKIPSRGWITNEITLKDWIDKGMVHFNEDENSVPCLKTYLIDREFQAPYSVIYQDGRGATKRVRHILNQSNFGYPKDENVLLDTFKMVLDSNDTIIDYFAGTATTGHATIKLNRADQGNRKYILVEMGTYFNTVTKPRIQKVIYSDNWKNGKPQDKIGISQMFKYQVLESYEDALNNLQLPNKTNAALLNFEEQAQEEYLLNYMLDVETQDHLFNVQMFRNPFNYQLKVTENNELVPTKVDLVETFNYLIGLYVERVQRVGDIKFVEGKTREGIKTLVIWRNLETTSNEETAQRFRKIYDSVRSSEFDQIYINGDHHFDNMRTGEDTFKVKLIEETFFKQMFNVSEL is encoded by the coding sequence ATGAACAATTACGAAAATTTACAAAAGGTTTTAAAAGAAATATTTGAGATGGATAAGGCGGATTTAGATTTTGGAATCTACCGCATTATGAAACAAAAACGCGATCAGGTAATGGATTTTATCGATCGCAAATTACCAAAAGATATCAAAGATATATTAGCTCAAACACAGTCAAAAGATGCTGTAAGTATTCAAGCAGAAATAGATCAATTGGGTAAATCTTTGGATGATGCGGGTGTTGCTCGTGAATCGGCTCCTAAATATATAGCTTTGAAAGCGCAATTAGAAAATGCGATTGATACCAATGATTTAGAGCAAGAAGTATTCTCGCATTTGGCAAATTTCTTTAAGCGTTATTACAAAGACGGTGATTTTATTTCGTTACGTCGTTACAAGAAAGATGTGTATGCCATTCCTTATGAAGGTGAGGAAGTAAAACTGCATTGGGCAAATCACGACCAGTATTATATCAAAACATCAGAATATCTAAAGAATTACAGCTTTAAATTAAAAGATGGGAAATCGGTTCATTTCCAATTAAAGGAAGCGTCTACTGAACAAAACAACAATAAAGCACAAGGCGATCAAGAACGTCGTTTTGCGATTTATGAGGAACAACCTGTGGAAGTGATTGATGGACAATTATACATCAACTTTACGTATGAACAGCATAAGAAAACGGTAAAACAAGAAGATTTAACTAAACAAATTTTTAAATCTTTACAAAATAACACGCCAAACGAATTCCTTGATATTTTTTCTCCCTACAAAGATATCAATGGAAAAACAAAGACGAGAAAAGAAGATAAAAAGGATGTTGTTTGTGAAATTATATATCATCATTTGAATTCTTTCATCTCGCGTAACAGTTTCGATTATTTCATTCATAAAGATTTAGGTGGATTTTTACGTCGTGAGTTAGATTTTTACATCAAAAACGAAGTCTTATACATCGACGACATCAATACCGAAAATCCTGCTTTTTTTACAGCGCAGTTATCCAAGATAAAAGCGTTGAAGACCGTTGCGACTAAGATTATTACCTTCTTAGCACAGATAGAAGATTTCCAAAAGAAATTATGGCTGAAGAAAAAATTTGTCATCAGTACCAATTACTGCATTACCTTAGACCGTATTCCAGCAAAATACTATCCTGAAATTGTAGCCAACCAAGCACAATTAGACGAATGGAAAGAATTATTCGATGTCACCCTGAGCCCGTCGAAGGGTCCAGAAGCATTGAAAGAGGAACCCTATTTGGTATTGGACACCAAACACTTCTCCGAAGAATTCAAAGATAAATTATTAGCAGAATTCGACAATTTAGACGAAGAAACCAACGGTCTATTAATCAATTCCGAGAATTTACAAGCATTGAATGTGATGCAGGAGAAGTATAAGGAGAAGATTAAAACTGTATATATTGACCCGCCATATAATACTGATGGAGATGGATTCTGCTATAAGGACTCATTTAGAGATTCGTCATGGTGTTCAATGCTTTATGACAGATTATCATATACAAAACCATTGCAAAAAATTGACAGTTCTTTATTTTGTTCAATAGATGAAATCGAACATCATAACTTGCATAACTTACTTTGTAATGAATACGGTAAAGAAAATTATTTAGGAGACTTTGTTTGGTCTGCAGGAAGAAAAAATGATTCAAAATATATTTCAGTCTCTCATGAATATATGAAAGTATTTGTTTTGAATAAAGAATATTTAAAGCAAAATAAGATTGAATGGAAACAAAAGAAAAAGGGACTAGATGATATCTATAAGGAATATAATAGATTAGTAAAATTATTTAAAGAAGATTATCAAACAATCACTTTAGAGCTAAAAAAATGGTTTAAATCTTTACCTGAGTCACATCCATCTAAAGCTCATAAACATTATTCTGTAGTAGATAAAAATGGAATTTATTTCCCTTCAGATATATCTTGGCCTGGAGGTGGTGGTCCTAAATATGATATTTTACATCCTATAACTAAAAAATATGTTAAAATCCCATCACGAGGTTGGATTACAAATGAAATAACATTAAAAGATTGGATTGATAAAGGAATGGTCCACTTTAATGAAGATGAAAACTCTGTACCTTGTTTAAAAACGTATTTAATAGATAGAGAATTTCAAGCTCCATATAGTGTAATATATCAAGATGGTCGAGGAGCAACTAAGCGTGTAAGACACATTTTAAATCAATCTAATTTTGGGTATCCTAAAGATGAAAATGTATTATTAGATACATTTAAAATGGTATTAGATTCAAATGATACAATAATTGATTATTTCGCAGGTACGGCAACAACGGGTCACGCTACGATAAAATTAAACCGTGCGGACCAAGGAAATCGAAAATACATCTTGGTAGAAATGGGTACCTATTTTAATACCGTAACCAAGCCACGTATTCAAAAAGTCATCTATTCCGATAACTGGAAAAATGGGAAACCGCAAGATAAAATAGGTATTTCGCAGATGTTTAAATACCAAGTGTTAGAATCGTATGAAGATGCCTTAAACAATTTGCAGTTACCCAATAAAACCAATGCCGCTTTATTAAACTTTGAGGAGCAAGCACAAGAAGAGTACCTCTTAAATTATATGTTGGATGTAGAAACACAAGATCATCTGTTCAATGTACAAATGTTCCGTAATCCGTTCAATTACCAATTAAAGGTGACCGAGAATAACGAATTAGTGCCTACAAAAGTAGATTTGGTAGAAACCTTCAATTATCTCATTGGCTTGTATGTAGAACGTGTACAACGAGTAGGCGATATCAAGTTTGTAGAGGGTAAAACCAGAGAGGGCATCAAAACTTTGGTCATTTGGCGAAATCTGGAAACCACCAGCAATGAAGAAACTGCACAACGTTTCCGTAAAATCTACGATAGCGTTCGTTCTTCAGAGTTTGACCAAATTTACATCAACGGCGATCATCATTTCGATAATATGCGTACAGGTGAAGATACCTTCAAAGTAAAATTGATAGAAGAAACCTTCTTTAAGCAAATGTTTAATGTTTCGGAATTGTAA